The following proteins come from a genomic window of Salvia hispanica cultivar TCC Black 2014 chromosome 4, UniMelb_Shisp_WGS_1.0, whole genome shotgun sequence:
- the LOC125221400 gene encoding protein NETWORKED 1A-like, producing MAALSRSESRRLYSWWWDSHNSPKNSKWLQDNLTDIDSKVKFMIKLLEEDADSFARRAEMYYKKRPELMKLVEEFYRAYRALAERYNHATGELRHAHRTLAKAFPDQVPVDLIEDSPSKPPGTPETRIVRALFGTDDMHGIKEDQQMGDEEDLKYIEQSTTFNDQVQKLSTENQHLKDVVAKETGRAGETESEVENLRRALADIQAEKESVLVQYQQCLAELSSAERELNNAKDDSVELNERASRAEIEVQTLKEALVQLEVEKNAGLIKHQMYLEKITNLEENRRILGDKISRLERESEEDFKQCLEKISILENLITILENEARLLKKQAETAENQVSELQQSLADLNKEKEASALRYKSCLETISKLERDLVSAKEEVKRLNNDVLIGNLKLRTAEDKSILLEMSNLSLQTEAEKLEKKIAAKDEELSRKQEELENLQTCLQDEHSRRASVEATLQDLHSQSRDDQRALRQELENVLCTLKDLEARKLGLEEEICQVREENQNLSEAKSYSMENMQKEILTLREIKERLEKEVSRHTDLSNSLKQEITRLEEEIEGLNRRYQALIEQVEAAGLSQKCVVSSIKSLQNENSMLREINEEASDERQILSDKLKSMQELLDKKVVLESSLSRLQSELESSQGTVKALQESSRFLQGEKATFVSEKASLLSQLKAMTDNMHNLLERNAVLENTLCNARVELEGLREKSKGLEEMCDFLKNERSHLLEERSSLATRLATVESRLETLEKRYTGLEDKCVSLEREKEGVHCQVEELKISLFMEKQERSSSQLQSNTRLAGLEDQIRFLKQENGWKKKEYEEELEKSLKAQFEISILHKFMKDMEEKNCSLIIECQKHVEASKLAEKLISELENESLEQQAEAEVLLDEIERLRLNIYQVFRALEAESDCHPEDKIEGAVHHILGAIEDMKCSILSHENEKQLLLVENSVLLTLLEQLESKGMEFELQRKTLQQEFKTMGAMAKTEKDKLQELNEILKSDVSESRQHVAILEAELESLTLKQADLHKSYDALEEAYLQVNRDNTNLLNKFSDLKEEKYKVDQHSNAALLECLATANESVVFRSFVEEKASQVKLLLSDLNRQHDINCGLERKMSALVEKLELQNAENELLKDTVHKLEGEMQGMREHNVEMKKEILSGKHSLLQTEGKLLDAETKLQTVENFNLQLCRTVDELMTDVQESVQMKETLEKDITRLSKANSAQREEMESLKAMKMNFESELSQLREQVEENTIRERALCSDLKEKSNEFELWEAEATAFYFDFQISSIHEVLFKNKVQELSGVCRKLKNENASKTSEMEQMKGQISSMENEITGLKSQLYAYNPVIAALRDDIMLLEHNALLQMKLKASRRHETEILEFVADDSETVAEDSSLVSLQSLQMRVNAVGKLMEEMNKPAALRRSISKSKQESTSGELEQVKSRCFSGRDKHEHSRRKGPGSEASNTPKLQKIKTKASEAKNGMLIKDIPLDQVTSASLKAIRKKGSGRVDDQMLELWETSSGRRGGDLTIGESLRRSFKTTDKDIVYDEFENAKRMSDPPFTDSDAE from the exons ATGGCAGCCTTATCACGTTCAGAATCGAGACGGTTATATTCTTGGTGGTGGGATAGCCACAACAGCCCTAAGAACTCTAAATGGCTCCAAGACAATCTAACAg ATATTGATTCCAAAGTGAAATTCATGATCAAGCTACTTGAAGAGGATGCAGACTCGTTCGCAAGAAGGGCCGAAATGTACTACAAGAAACGTCCTGAGTTGATGAAGCTAGTTGAGGAATTCTATAGGGCGTATCGTGCACTGGCTGAAAGGTACAATCACGCGACAGGGGAGCTGCGCCATGCCCATCGGACCTTAGCAAAGGCATTTCCTGACCAAGTACCTGTCGATCTGATCGAAGATTCCCCTTCAAAACCTCCTGGCACACCTGAAACAAGAATAGTTCGTGCTTTGTTTGGCACGGACGACATGCATGGGATTAAAGAGGATCAACAAATGGGAGACGAAGaagatttgaaatatattgagCAAAGCACAACTTTCAATGATCAAGTGCAGAAACTTTCAACTGAGAATCAACATCTCAAAGACGTTGTTGCGAAGGAGACTGGAAGAGCTGGAGAAACTGAGAGTGAAGTTGAGAACTTGAGACGGGCCCTTGCTGATATCCAAGCTGAGAAGGAGAGTGTTCTTGTCCAGTATCAACAGTGTCTAGCAGAGCTATCAAGTGCCGAGAGGGAGCTCAACAATGCCAAGGATGACTCTGTCGAGCTCAATGAGAGAGCTAGCAGAGCTGAGATAGAAGTCCAGACGCTGAAGGAAGCTCTTGTTCAGTTAGAGGTTGAGAAGAATGCTGGACTCATTAAACACCAGATGTACTTAGAAAAGATAACAAATTTGGAAGAGAATCGCAGGATACTGGGAGACAAAATCTCTAGATTAGAGCGTGAAAGCGAAGAAGATTTTAAACAATGTCTGGAAAAGATATCGATTCTTGAGAATCTGATCACCATTCTTGAGAATGAGGCTCGACTGCTCAAGAAACAAGCTGAGACAGCTGAAAACCAAGTCTCTGAGCTTCAGCAGTCCCTTGCAGATCTCAATAAGGAGAAAGAAGCTTCTGCACTGCGCTACAAAAGCTGCTTAGAGACGATTTCCAAGCTCGAGAGGGACTTGGTGAGTGCGAAAGAGGAAGTCAAGCGCCTCAACAATGATGTTTTGATTGGAAATCTGAAGCTGAGGACTGCTGAAGACAAGTCTATCCTGTTGGAGATGTCAAATCTTTCACTGCAAACTGAGGCAGAGAAACTGGAAAAGAAGATTGCTGCCAAGGATGAAGAGCTATCCCGTAAACAGGAGGAGTTGGAGAACCTCCAAACATGTTTGCAAGATGAACACTCACGTCGTGCAAGTGTCGAGGCCACTCTTCAGGACCTGCATTCTCAATCTCGAGATGATCAGAGAGCTCTGAGGCAGGAGCTGGAGAACGTGCTTTGCACTCTCAAGGACTTGGAAGCAAGAAAACTGGGACTTGAAGAAGAGATTTGTCAGGTTCGGGAAGAAAATCAAAACCTGAGTGAAGCAAAATCATATTCGATGGAGAATATGCAGAAGGAAATCCTTACCTTGAGGGAAATCAAGGAGAGACTTGAGAAGGAAGTTTCACGCCACACTGACCTAAGTAATTCTCTCAAGCAGGAGATAACGCGCCTAGAAGAGGAAATTGAGGGGCTGAATAGGAGGTACCAGGCTTTAATCGAACAAGTTGAAGCAGCAGGTCTGAGCCAGAAGTGTGTGGTGAGTTCGATAAAGAGCTTGCAGAATGAGAACTCAATGCTGAGAGAGATAAATGAAGAGGCAAGCGACGAGAGACAAATCCTGTCGGATAAGCTGAAGAGCATGCAAGAACTTCTGGATAAAAAGGTGGTCCTAGAAAGCTCCCTCTCGCGCTTGCAGAGTGAGCTGGAGAGCTCACAAGGCACAGTTAAAGCATTGCAAGAATCTTCCCGGTTTCTCCAAGGAGAAAAGGCCACATTTGTGTCTGAGAAAGCTTCTCTTCTGTCTCAGTTGAAGGCTATGACGGATAATATGCACAACCTATTGGAGAGAAACGCGGTCCTTGAGAATACCCTCTGCAATGCAAGAGTAGAACTCGAAGGTTTGAGGGAGAAATCCAAGGGATTGGAAGAGATGTGTGATTTTCTTAAGAATGAAAGATCACATCTTTTGGAGGAAAGGAGTAGCTTGGCAACTAGGTTGGCAACCGTCGAGAGTAGACTGGAAACCTTGGAGAAAAGATATACAGGGCTGGAAGACAAGTGTGTGAGccttgagagagaaaaggagGGTGTGCATTGTCAAGTCGAAGAACTCAAAATTTCATTGTTTATGGAGAAGCAAGAACGAAGTTCCTCCCAGCTCCAGAGCAATACCAGATTGGCCGGACTTGAAGACCAAATTCGTTTCCTGAAGCAAGAAAATGGCTGGAAGAAGAAGGAATACGAGGAGGAACTCGAGAAATCACTAAAAGCTCAGTTTGAGATATCTATCTTGCACAAATTCATGAAAGATATGGAAGAGAAGAATTGTTCCCTCATCATTGAGTGTCAGAAACATGTTGAGGCGTCCAAATTGGCTGAGAAATTGATCTCGGAGCTGGAGAATGAGAGCCTCGAGCAACAAGCGGAAGCTGAAGTCTTGTTGGATGAAATCGAGAGGCTGAGATTGAACATATACCAGGTGTTCAGGGCGCTTGAAGCTGAATCTGACTGTCACCCTGAGGATAAGATTGAGGGTGCTGTCCACCATATTCTTGGAGCTATTGAAGATATGAAATGTTCCATCTTGAGCCATGAGAATGAAAAGCAGCTGCTCTTGGTCGAGAACTCGGTTCTCCTGACTCTCCTCGAGCAGTTGGAGTCCAAGGGGATGGAATTCGAGTTGCAGAGGAAGACATTGCAACAGGAGTTCAAAACAATGGGCGCTATGGCCAAAACAGAAAAGGACAAACTCCAAGAGCTGAACGAGATATTAAAATCCGATGTAAGTGAGAGCCGCCAGCATGTTGCTATACTTGAAGCTGAATTGGAGAGTCTTACTCTTAAACAAGCTGATTTGCATAAATCATATGATGCTTTAGAGGAGGCGTACTTGCAAGTGAATCGAGATAATACAAACTTACTTAACAAGTTTTCTGATCTAAAGGAGGAGAAATATAAGGTAGATCAGCATAGCAATGCTGCTCTACTTGAATGCCTAGCAACAGCTAATGAATCAGTTGTTTTTAGGAGCTTTGTTGAGGAGAAGGCTTCACAAGTAAAGTTACTTCTCAGTGATCTGAATAGACAGCATGATATCAATTGTGGCCTTGAAAGAAAGATGTCTGCATTGGTAGAGAAGCTGGAGCTGCAAAACGCAGAAAACGAACTCTTGAAAGACACTGTTCATAAATTGGAAGGAGAGATGCAAGGGATGAGAGAACACAATGTTGagatgaagaaggagattctgAGTGGTAAACATAGTTTGCTTCAAACAGAGGGAAAGCTCTTGGATGCAGAAACGAAGCTTCAAACTGTTGAAAATTTCAACCTACAATTGTGCAGAACAGTGGATGAGCTGATGACTGATGTCCAAGAGTCAGTTCAGATGAAGGAGACTCTCGAGAAGGACATCACCCGGCTGTCCAAAGCTAATTCAGCCCAGAGGGAGGAAATGGAGAGCCTAAAGGCGATGAAGATGAACTTTGAGAGTGAGCTTTCCCAACTCCGTGAGCAGGTGGAAGAGAACACCATTAGAGAACGGGCTTTGTGTTCAGATCTCAAGGAAAAGAGCAACGAGTTTGAGCTCTGGGAAGCTGAAGCAActgcattttattttgactttCAGATCTCTTCTATCCATGAAGTTCTGTTCAAGAACAAAGTGCAGGAGCTTAGTGGAGTATGCAGGAAACTTAAGAATGAGAATGCTTCAAAAACATCTGAGATGGAGCAAATGAAAGGGCAGATTAGCTCGATGGAGAATGAAATTACCGGGTTGAAATCACAACTATATGCATACAATCCAGTTATAGCTGCTCTAAGAGATGATATAATGCTTCTTGAGCACAATGCACTTCTTCAGATGAAGCTGAAAGCATCCCGTAGACACGAGACAGAG ATTCTCGAATTCGTAGCAGATGACTCTGAAACAGTTGCTGAAGATTCATCCCTTGTTAGCTTACAGAGCTTGCAGATGAGAGTGAATGCAGTTGGGAAGTTGATGGAAGAGATGAACAAGCCGGCAGCCCTCAGAAGATCAATTTCCAAAAGCAAGCAAGAATCTACATCGGGTGAGCTGGAGCAGGTGAAGTCACGTTGTTTCTCGGGCAGGGACAAGCACGAGCACAGCCGGAGGAAAGGGCCTGGAAGCGAGGCAAGCAACACTCCCAAGCTGCAGAAGATAAAAACCAAAGCCTCTGAAGCAAAGAATGGAATGCTGATAAAAGACATTCCACTTGATCAAGTCACGAGCGCCTCACTAAAAGCGATCCGCAAGAAAGGCAGTGGGAGGGTAGACGATCAGATGCTTGAGCTGTGGGAAACTTCCTCGGGGAGAAGAGGAGGAGACCTAACAATTGGCGAGTCGCTTAGGAGGTCGTTCAAGACGACTGATAAGGACATAGTGTACGATGAGTTTGAGAACGCGAAACGCATGTCTGATCCCCCCTTCACGGATTCTGACGCAGAG